Part of the Ornithodoros turicata isolate Travis chromosome 6, ASM3712646v1, whole genome shotgun sequence genome, AAACACCAAACTTGTGGACACGAAGAGCACATAGACCATAAAAGACATGCAGATGAGCGTGCGGTTGGGCTCTTCGTGGAATTCCTGTCTGTAACATTGAAGGACATGATACTATTACAGAAGCGAAAACGAAAGAAGCTGCACATAATATGCGTGGGCTGGGAACTAACACGTCGCCACCAGCAAAGAAATGGAGCCAGAAGGTCGCATGGGGAACATCACATTCCACACGACTTTCTTCCACGTCTTCAGTTTAGAATCGACGTAGAAACAGAAAACTGATTGGCACAGAGTATACCAGCACACAGACTTTGTCCAAAAACGACAATGGTCTATAAAAGTCAGACGAGACACTATATACCCTGGATTTGTGTCGTGAAAGTGTGAGAGGCTGAAGGGTACTTACTCGAAATCGAGCTCTGTTTCTTGCAGAGGCTTAACAGCTTCGATGGCTTTCATGGCTAAATTCATCTCCCTTTCCTTTTCAGCTTGAGGAAGAGAGTTATAAAGTTGAGGACAGTGACGAGGATGAACTCCGGCTCAGAAAGAGAGAGGCCTCCGTCGTTACACATGGCTGATTTTTCGCTAACACCATCCAGGGATCTGGAAAAGtcgtccccggaaaaaacgtcccccggaaaaatcgtccccggtgggaacctaggttagaaccgggtcctaggttagttttcaaaggttaggttagattaggcatgtttttgacagttcaccatgCGGTTGAGGGGGGGCCACCCATAGCTGGGCAAGCGCCGTTTGGCGAAAACTACTTTTCTTGATATGTACTTTTCTTGCGGGGACGACTTCTCCAAGGGGgcgttttctccggggacgatttttcctaCCCCCCACCGTCCAGCTCCCCACGGGACATACTGTTCGATGCGTATAATGCAAGCTTTCGAGCAGTGCAGCCATGGCTCCTGGAAGCGTCCGACTACAAAGTGGCAACAGGTCTTTCTTTCTCTTACCATCTATCATTGTCGACGGCGGCATCGTGACGGTGGTAGCTTTGGTCGTCGTCCACGCCGTAGTGCCCGTAGTCTTCGTGGTGGCCATCTTGGACTGAGCGGCGGTCGCCAGAGCCTTGGCCATCTCTGCACTCTTCGCTCCGATTTTCGGCTTGGTTTGTGGCCCGACATTAGCCTTGGTAGGCGCTGTTGCTAGTGTAGTAGCTGCCGTCTTAGTTGTAGATACCGCTTTGGAAATAGACTTCCTTTGGGCGCTTGCCATATCGAGTTCAGAGCTCAGTGGACTGTGTGTCACCTCACGAGCAAGTGGTGTCGTGATTCTTCGGCTTCTTTTTCCACCTCAGATGGAGATTGACCATGGCTAAGCTATTATTATACTATTATTCACTAGGTAGCTGTGCTGGCTTGATCGCGGGTTAGataggtaaacattgcttccagcaccgtgtgtcggacatttccggcgcacgtcaaaatgGTTTGACCCCTGGTGGGTCAAATTGTCCGCAGTCCAACCCGTCGCCACActggcagacaaaccttacgtgtatcATCACGGtacccttttttttaaaaccATTTTACTAGCTACATAGTTGACGAGGAAAAGCTCGCGTGACTGAGCCACGTCGGCTGCTGGCCATGTCAggtcaagactgggaggtacccaggtCCAAATCCTGGTGTCggcagtgctgtctggggtCCACTTCCAtgtacttgacctgctgacggccgccagAGGGCGGGACCCCCCAGATTGTGAGGTCATTGTATAAAACTCAAACTATCATTTCTtattcttcagtcctgacgaaggcggagcctccgcctTAACTTTCCCccagtaaataaataacaccCAATTTTcgtacttcctacatcttcgttgtctgtcTCTGATTTTGTTAGTAGTATATATATGTGCAgggtttctttttatttgcaacaaattttcattaaaAGGGGAGTTGTCTTAGGacgcttttattttttgtcattggattactcgaccgGGCTGtactaggaaaccgtatttttgCCCAATTAGGGGATTAATTAACGGAGGTATTTTAATCAATTTGTAATTGTTGACTTTAGGGAGAATATTGCAGTTGGGATAATAAAGTCTGATCACCGCATGATCCGCTCGAatcactgatgaagcacaaaagtaatcgcagTATGATGTACCCGCGtgttcacgtgggttagcagacgacggaacgcgaagacgagcgaccgcgatgcccctagcgtgaccCAAGCGGCTACTAATACCACTAGATTCCTGGCACCCGCCAGGAGGGTAGTTAAAAAAATGGGGGGTTTGTCACCCCTGTGATTGGTACTCACGTGCAGTGGCATAACCAGACCTCCAAGGCTCTgtccaaggtaggggggctcgatacgaaagcCTACGCCCACACACTCATCCTTGTGCACACAGCAAGATGAGAGATGGAAATACAGAATATTTGAACATTTAATAATGCGTTTACATATTAGCTGTGAGGCCACCTCATGAGATTTGAAGTAGATAGAAAAGCTCATATAGTTTCAAAAGTATTTAACTATGCTCCTTAGATAGACGCCGGtaactgcaagaacttttgcGATCGTCACGCCGGACCCCCCACAtatattttctcctcggatttgcgcgACTTGCGTGGGTCGTcctgtggcaggtagggggggggggggggctcgagccccccatCACGTGATCTAGCGCGAGCGCCGACATAGCAATTTCCGAGGTCGTGTTGGCATTAAATGACCCACCCGGATTCGCCATGAGCTGACCACGAGATGGTCGTGGAGCTGACACGAAGTACACAAGGCCTCAAAGACCGTAGAAAATCGGCGAATACCGAAACCACTTCTTCCCTACAGATACTGGCCGCAACTAATCGGTAATACATAAGAGATACCATAAGGTATAATACAATACAAATGAATTGTAATATCAAAATATATTCTTCAAAGAATGCATCAGACTTAGTTTAATTACTCAAACGTTTCGCTAAACTTTATTCCCACAGCAACCTCATCTGTATACTCGACTAGAACAAAACCTGTTGCCTAAAATGCTTCTGCAACTTATTAGCCTTAACCCCGAGCCTCATTTCCTGCTTGGCCTGTACCCGACGCATGAACTTAAGGTCTCGTGCCTTCTGAACGGCAACCTCCCGCGTCGTGGACCCTGTCCAGCCCAGAGCCTTGTAATGCGTGAGCAACCGACGGGTTACGTCTTCACTACGAGGTCTCGCAGGTTGCAGGTTCTGCGAGTAGTACCGCGCCAATGACCTGTGTCCGACGACTGCACCCGAAGGGAGGACCAACTGCCACCCGTCGCCTTCGAGGACCGGAATGTCCACCTCGCTGTCCTGGTCTTGTCCGTCCTCCTGGTCGGGGTAGCTCGCTGAATAATCGTAGAAGTCCGCATACTCCAGGAGTCCAGAGCCTTCGTGAGCCATCTTGCAATGTCCCTTGTCGTTCATGTGTTGCTGTACTGCACGGAGAGTCCTGTAGGGCGACTTTCGGTCATCGCCACACCAGAGACAGATCTTGCCGACGCCGATTTTGTAGCCCAAATACGTCAACAGGCCTTCTAGGTCAACCAGGTACTCGATGTCCGGAATGAAGAAGGAGTGGCTCGACGTCATGTGTTTAACGTTAGCCTCAGGTGAATCGCTCGATTCCTCGCAAAAGAGACACGAAGAGGGGGGGACGCGATCTGACTCGTCGACCAAGTCTTCGTCACCGTCGACGCTCTCCCAATCGCTGTCATCGTCATCAGAGGCCTCGACAACAGGAGGTTGATAAACAGGCTGCGGAGAGGAGAGCTCTCTGTTTCGTGCATTTTTCGCGGCTACTGTGTCAGCAGCTGGAGGTGGTTTTCGTTTCAGAAGCGCTTCTTGGTGTTTCTTAGATCTGACGTGGTTTTCATAAGCCTTTTGCGTTGCGAACTGCTTACCACATGGCTGGCAGTGTGTGCCGTCGTATGTTGACTGCTCTTGAACAGCGCTCTTTTGTGCGAGGACACGCTGCTGAAATTCTTCTGCCGTGACAGGAGGAAGGTCGGCGACCTTCCTCTTCAAATTGTACCTGTGCCAGTCGCATTTGTAGTGAGCTCTTTGAAGTTGCGCGTCAGCAAAAACCACTTGACACGATAAACAAGTGTAGCGGTTCGCCATTTTTGCTGGATTGCATGGATCATGGCATGGATGGGATGGATTCGTTTTtggattcgtttttctttttctgcacaGTGTTGCCTGGTGCGACCAACAACTTGTCCGTCGGTGCTGCTCACTACAATACTTCAAAATTTCAAAGAAAGGCAGTCATGTAAATATAACGCATGTATCACCAACGCACGCTCACCAAAAGAactaaaataaataagaaacgCACGTGTCACCGATATTTTTTCAAAATATAGAGGCATTCAGCATTCTCGTAGTTGAAACACAAACTAAATGATCGCTAATATTTAATAAACATAGTTGTTCGCGAAAAATTAAAGAATAtaatttctttttattttcatcCTAAAATTTTTTCGTAGTTTTCTTGTTCGTCTGCGAA contains:
- the LOC135397357 gene encoding uncharacterized protein LOC135397357, producing the protein MASAQRKSISKAVSTTKTAATTLATAPTKANVGPQTKPKIGAKSAEMAKALATAAQSKMATTKTTGTTAWTTTKATTVTMPPSTMIDAEKEREMNLAMKAIEAVKPLQETELDFEQEFHEEPNRTLICMSFMVYVLFVSTSLVFAQYSFRNYDLDPTYIRTIAPALGTVKGAKIDGGSDTTYWRRGFLEQTAVAVRHRQIKNDTNHRKNDTLTARESVETEPQFELDGPGQAGRAPMDYISEVLSGRRFGTRKNVSLENSPNVLKQDKDYLPEILEDGQS
- the LOC135397359 gene encoding cytoplasmic 60S subunit biogenesis factor ZNF622-like gives rise to the protein MANRYTCLSCQVVFADAQLQRAHYKCDWHRYNLKRKVADLPPVTAEEFQQRVLAQKSAVQEQSTYDGTHCQPCGKQFATQKAYENHVRSKKHQEALLKRKPPPAADTVAAKNARNRELSSPQPVYQPPVVEASDDDDSDWESVDGDEDLVDESDRVPPSSCLFCEESSDSPEANVKHMTSSHSFFIPDIEYLVDLEGLLTYLGYKIGVGKICLWCGDDRKSPYRTLRAVQQHMNDKGHCKMAHEGSGLLEYADFYDYSASYPDQEDGQDQDSEVDIPVLEGDGWQLVLPSGAVVGHRSLARYYSQNLQPARPRSEDVTRRLLTHYKALGWTGSTTREVAVQKARDLKFMRRVQAKQEMRLGVKANKLQKHFRQQVLF